In Exiguobacterium acetylicum, the genomic stretch TTTGACTCCGCTTTACCTCATTTACCTCTACGTTTTCTTTACGAGTTTTTATTCAAGTTCATTCGGATTCTCTTTATGAAAAAAGCTGATTCAAAAAGTCATATGCTTGTTCGTCCACCATCCGGCCAAACAGGCGTATCCTTTAGAATCAGCTTTTTGTATTTAATATTCGATTTTTAAATCGCCATCTTGAATCCGACCGAGACGTCGTAATAGGCGATAAATGAAATAACTGATGATGCCTGGCGCAAGGAAACAGAGGACAGCGACTGCTAGGTAATACTCCATTTCGAACCCCATCGTTTTTAATAACATCAACGGACCAACGAATCCACTCGTACCCATACCGGAACCTTCCGGATTACTCTCAAGCATTAACAGAACAGTCGCAAATGGCGCTAGTATAGCACCGGCTACAGTCGGCGGTAGAAGAATCCAAGGATTTCGAATGATATTTCCTACTTGTAACATCGATGTTCCAATCCCTTGAGCAACCACACCACCGATTCCGTTATCACGGTAACTGATGACGCCAAATCCAATCATCTGCGCCGCACAACCGATCGTCGCTGCCCCTGCAGCAAGTCCATCCAAACCAAGCATGATTCCAAGCGCAGCACTCGAAATCGGCGCCGTCAATGCAAGACCCATGACGGTAGCAACAAAAATTCCCATGAATAACGGTTCGCGTTCCGTTCCCCAACGAATCAACTCGCCGAGATCCGTCATGCCTTTCCCAATCCACTTTCCCGCATAACGTCCGGCAACGAATCCGGCTAGTAACGTAACAAACGGCGTCAATAAAATATCGAGTCGTGTCGTCTTTGAAACGAGTTTTCCGACCTCTGTCGCAAGAAGCGTTGCAATGTAACTCCCTGCTGGTCCTCCTGCTTCATATCCGAACGCACCAACGGCAACTGCTGCGAACAAGATAAGCGGTGGTGCCTCAAGTGCAAACGCTACAGCCACACCGATTGCTGGTCCAGTCAGCGCGATCGCCTGCTCTCCTAACTGAATGAGAAACTTCGCCTCTACACCACGATCCACCAGTCCTTCACCAATCGTCCGGATGATGAGCCCCATGATCAACGAACTAAATAAACCAAGTGCCATATAACTTAATACGGTGATGAAATATACTTTAGGGCTAAGTGAAATCCCTTTTTGTTTGAACATCTTGTCACGTCCTTTTCTTAACATCGCGTATCATTATATCAAATCTCCTTTCTATCCGACTACATTGTTTTTTCAACTGACAAGACAGTTCATACTTACATCGTTCTTATGAAACAAAAACAGACAGCGGATTCATATCCACTGTCTGTCATGTCATTTACTTAACTTGTAGCGTCGCGAGCGTCGTCGTATCGAGGTTCGTGACGAGTTTCCGAAGCAATTCCTTCGCCGCATCATAATCATCTGTATGCATGATCGATGCATGCGTATGGATGTAGCGTGCTGGTAAACCAACGACTGTCGTTGGAATCCCATTATTCGAACGATGGATGACACCACCATCGGTTCCACCTGCACCGACATAATATTGGTACGGAATCTTGTTCGATTCTGCCGTATCGAGGACATAATCCGTCATCTCTTTTGAGAGGATCATGACACTGTCTTTAATTCGAAGCAATGGTCCTTGTCCGAGTTGACCGAATTCCGTTTTGTCTCCTGACGCATCATTGGCAGGAGAAGCATCGACGACGAACGCGACGTCGGGATCGATGAGTGCTGTCGCTGTTTGTGCACCGCGCAATCCAACTTCTTCTTGAACCGTTGCACCAGAGAACAAAATGTTCGGGTGATCCGCCGCTGTCGTCTCTTCCAACAATTCAATCGCCATTCCGACACCATAGCGGTTATCCCATGCTTTCGCCATGATCTTCTTCGGATTCGCCATCGGTGTGAACGGGAAGAATGGTACGGCAGGAATACCTGGACGTACTCCAAACGATTCCGCCTCTTCTTTTGAGTCTGCACCGATATCGATGAACATGTCTTTGATCGCCATTGGCTTATTGCGCACTTCTTCTGTCAATAAATGTGGTGGAATCGATGCGATGACACCAGGGATGACACCGTTGTCCGTACAAATCGAGAAGCGTTGCGCAAGCAACACTTGGCTCCACCAGCCACCGAGCGGTTGAATCCGCAACATTCCGTTCTTCGTGATTTGCGTCACCATGAATGCCACTTCGTCCATGTGCCCGGCAACCATGACTTTCGGCCCTGTCGCATCGCCTGTTCGTTTTCCGAAAATCGAACCAAGCCCATCCGTAACGATCTCATCCGTGACAGGTGTGATGCGCTCGCGAACGAACTGACGAACGTCGTGTTCAAACCCTGGTGCCCCATTTAATTCCGTCAGTGTTCGAAATAACTCTCTCGTTTTTTCATTCATATGTATCGCCTCCTGCTTCTCATTATACAAAAAATTGCTTCTATCACTTAACCTTTTGTTTCTCTCTGAACGAATTATTTGGTACAGTAGGAATAGAACCTGTAAGGAGGGGAATTTTAATGAAAAAACGCTATTGGATTATCGGATTGGCAGCAGCTGTCGTCGCCGCTTTCGCAGTGAAGAAAGCCGTTGATAACAAACAACTTTCTGCCGAGGAAGCGCTCGAAATCACGAAACGCACATTTTCAGCAAAAGGACGTGTCCAAGGTGCATGGATCTCTGCAACACCAGAGGCTTACGCATATGAGTCACGTGACTACCAAAGCTACAAAGGTGGCATCTCGGTCCTTGAAGGTGATGACGAAAAAACGTATCAATTCACAGTTGATGCCGAAACTGGCGCTTTACTCGAATACGCTTAATCAAAAGACCGTACTTCGATCGACGAAGTACGGTCTTTTTTCCACGTTCATCTGAAGGAGGTATGATTCATGTCGATTCTTGCTACGCTGTTCGTTATCCTCGTT encodes the following:
- a CDS encoding PepSY domain-containing protein; the encoded protein is MKKRYWIIGLAAAVVAAFAVKKAVDNKQLSAEEALEITKRTFSAKGRVQGAWISATPEAYAYESRDYQSYKGGISVLEGDDEKTYQFTVDAETGALLEYA
- a CDS encoding PTS transporter subunit IIC encodes the protein MFKQKGISLSPKVYFITVLSYMALGLFSSLIMGLIIRTIGEGLVDRGVEAKFLIQLGEQAIALTGPAIGVAVAFALEAPPLILFAAVAVGAFGYEAGGPAGSYIATLLATEVGKLVSKTTRLDILLTPFVTLLAGFVAGRYAGKWIGKGMTDLGELIRWGTEREPLFMGIFVATVMGLALTAPISSAALGIMLGLDGLAAGAATIGCAAQMIGFGVISYRDNGIGGVVAQGIGTSMLQVGNIIRNPWILLPPTVAGAILAPFATVLLMLESNPEGSGMGTSGFVGPLMLLKTMGFEMEYYLAVAVLCFLAPGIISYFIYRLLRRLGRIQDGDLKIEY
- a CDS encoding M42 family metallopeptidase; the protein is MNEKTRELFRTLTELNGAPGFEHDVRQFVRERITPVTDEIVTDGLGSIFGKRTGDATGPKVMVAGHMDEVAFMVTQITKNGMLRIQPLGGWWSQVLLAQRFSICTDNGVIPGVIASIPPHLLTEEVRNKPMAIKDMFIDIGADSKEEAESFGVRPGIPAVPFFPFTPMANPKKIMAKAWDNRYGVGMAIELLEETTAADHPNILFSGATVQEEVGLRGAQTATALIDPDVAFVVDASPANDASGDKTEFGQLGQGPLLRIKDSVMILSKEMTDYVLDTAESNKIPYQYYVGAGGTDGGVIHRSNNGIPTTVVGLPARYIHTHASIMHTDDYDAAKELLRKLVTNLDTTTLATLQVK